One segment of Streptomyces sp. YIM 121038 DNA contains the following:
- a CDS encoding GNAT family protein: protein MYAISLGDDGAELRPLEPWQAEEFLAHVDRGREFIGRHNGLPDIITDLASSRAYLQAYADKAAADAGRICGIHWDGRLVGAVILRRMDVGQGTAEAGCWLEPSAAGKGLVTRAARALIDWAVEERGIHRVEWWVSSGNAPSIAVARRLGMTRDGVLKESYLYRGVRHDEEIWSVLAPAWRARKENA, encoded by the coding sequence ATGTACGCGATATCCCTGGGCGACGACGGCGCGGAGCTGCGCCCGCTGGAGCCGTGGCAGGCCGAGGAGTTCCTGGCGCACGTGGACCGGGGACGGGAGTTCATCGGGCGGCACAACGGCCTGCCGGACATCATCACCGACCTCGCGTCGAGCCGCGCCTACCTCCAGGCGTACGCGGACAAGGCCGCCGCCGACGCCGGGCGGATCTGCGGCATCCACTGGGACGGCAGGCTCGTCGGCGCCGTCATCCTGCGCCGGATGGACGTCGGGCAGGGCACCGCGGAGGCGGGCTGCTGGCTGGAGCCGTCGGCGGCGGGCAAGGGCCTGGTGACCCGCGCCGCGCGCGCCCTCATCGACTGGGCCGTGGAGGAGCGCGGCATCCACCGCGTGGAGTGGTGGGTCTCGTCCGGCAACGCGCCGAGCATCGCCGTGGCGCGGCGGCTCGGCATGACGCGCGACGGTGTGCTCAAGGAGAGCTATCTGTACCGGGGCGTGCGGCACGACGAGGAGATCTGGTCGGTGCTCGCGCCCGCGTGGCGGGCCCGGAAGGAGAACGCGTAG
- a CDS encoding GDSL-type esterase/lipase family protein, protein MNAETPAPHTPRSTGRPPAALDPSASQTAWTAAFRSAVLSPYESIELFERRGFADQTVRQVIRLAGGGSALRIRLSNQYGTAPLRVAGARLARRTRHSAVDTATDTPVLFDGATEVVVAPGAEVISDAVERAVHAGEEWALSLYLPEETGLSTYAAVPNTTGYAVPGNALATASLDSAEGLELLVTRHYLTGVDVLAPAGTPVTVAFGDSWLEGFGSTPDTDRRLTDLLNARLPDGAGWVVNQGLSANRLLTDEVGDSALNRLERDVLSVPGATHVLVHLGVNDLGTPGQLAHPEPAAPPTADELIAGLTTLADRLHAAGLTAIATTIGPYKGTIFDGYDSPAGRAVAREVNAWIRGADSPYDAYVDTAAAVADPRDPERIHPDLGSGDGLHVNDAGFEAMADAMDLSLLTTGGRR, encoded by the coding sequence ATGAACGCAGAGACCCCGGCACCGCACACCCCCCGATCCACCGGGCGCCCGCCCGCAGCGCTCGACCCGTCCGCCTCGCAGACGGCCTGGACAGCCGCCTTCCGCTCCGCGGTCCTCAGCCCCTACGAGTCCATCGAGCTCTTCGAACGCCGTGGTTTCGCCGACCAGACCGTCCGTCAGGTCATCCGTCTCGCCGGTGGCGGCAGCGCCCTGCGCATACGCCTGAGCAACCAGTACGGCACGGCCCCGCTGCGCGTCGCGGGCGCCCGTCTCGCGCGGCGCACCCGGCACAGCGCCGTCGACACCGCGACCGACACCCCGGTGCTGTTCGACGGCGCCACCGAGGTCGTCGTCGCGCCGGGCGCGGAAGTGATCAGCGACGCCGTCGAACGCGCGGTGCACGCGGGCGAGGAGTGGGCACTGAGCCTGTACCTGCCCGAGGAGACCGGCCTGAGCACCTACGCGGCCGTCCCCAACACCACCGGCTACGCCGTCCCCGGGAACGCCCTGGCCACCGCGTCCCTCGACAGCGCCGAGGGCCTGGAACTCCTGGTGACCCGGCACTACCTCACCGGCGTCGACGTCCTCGCCCCGGCCGGGACGCCCGTCACCGTGGCGTTCGGCGACTCCTGGCTCGAAGGCTTCGGCAGCACGCCCGATACCGACCGCCGCCTCACCGACCTGCTGAACGCGCGGCTCCCCGACGGCGCGGGCTGGGTGGTCAACCAGGGCCTGTCCGCCAACCGCCTCCTCACCGACGAGGTCGGCGACAGCGCCCTGAACCGCCTGGAGCGCGACGTGCTCTCCGTGCCCGGGGCCACCCACGTCCTGGTCCACCTCGGCGTGAACGACCTGGGCACGCCCGGCCAGCTCGCCCACCCCGAGCCCGCGGCCCCGCCCACCGCCGACGAACTCATCGCGGGCCTGACGACCCTCGCCGACCGGCTGCACGCGGCCGGGCTCACCGCGATCGCCACCACCATCGGCCCCTACAAGGGCACGATCTTCGACGGCTACGACAGCCCGGCGGGCCGGGCCGTCGCCCGCGAGGTCAACGCCTGGATCCGCGGCGCCGACAGCCCCTACGACGCCTACGTCGACACCGCGGCCGCGGTCGCCGACCCGCGGGACCCGGAGCGCATCCACCCGGACCTGGGCAGCGGCGACGGCCTCCACGTCAACGACGCGGGCTTCGAGGCCATGGCGGACGCGATGGACCTCTCACTCCTCACCACCGGAGGCAGAAGATGA
- a CDS encoding glucose 1-dehydrogenase, with amino-acid sequence MNDTAMTSSTTASLLTGKVALVTGAGRGIGAAAARLFAREGARVVLAARTETELEAVTEEIRAAGGTAAHVVCDLADPASVRAAVDRCVELYGRLDAAFNNGAAGQRPGPMDQLPEADFDHVCAVNLKGPWLAMNAEIAAIRATAGRGAIVNTSSVGSLMANPALPVYAATKGALNSLTASAAATYGPEGIRVNAIAPGTTLTEMLQEWDAESPGTIEQLNALTPLGRAAAPEEIAEAAAWLLSDRSSYVTGTVLRVDGGMRA; translated from the coding sequence ATGAACGACACAGCAATGACCTCCAGCACCACCGCGAGCCTGCTCACCGGCAAGGTCGCCCTCGTCACCGGCGCCGGGCGCGGCATCGGCGCCGCCGCGGCCCGTCTCTTCGCCCGGGAGGGCGCCCGGGTGGTCCTCGCGGCCCGCACGGAGACCGAGCTCGAGGCGGTGACCGAGGAGATCAGGGCGGCCGGCGGCACCGCGGCGCACGTGGTGTGCGACCTGGCGGACCCGGCGAGCGTCCGCGCCGCCGTCGACCGGTGCGTGGAGCTGTACGGCCGGCTCGACGCGGCCTTCAACAACGGCGCGGCGGGGCAGCGGCCCGGCCCGATGGACCAGCTCCCCGAGGCCGACTTCGACCACGTCTGCGCCGTGAACCTCAAGGGCCCGTGGCTGGCCATGAACGCCGAGATCGCCGCCATCCGCGCCACCGCGGGGCGCGGCGCCATCGTCAACACCTCCAGCGTCGGCAGCCTGATGGCCAACCCCGCGCTGCCCGTGTACGCCGCGACGAAGGGCGCCCTCAACAGCCTGACCGCGTCGGCGGCCGCCACGTACGGCCCCGAGGGCATCCGCGTCAACGCCATCGCGCCCGGCACCACGCTCACCGAGATGCTCCAGGAGTGGGACGCCGAGTCCCCCGGCACCATCGAGCAGCTCAACGCCCTGACGCCGCTGGGCCGTGCCGCCGCACCGGAGGAGATCGCCGAGGCCGCCGCCTGGCTCCTCAGCGACCGCTCCTCCTACGTCACCGGCACGGTCCTGCGGGTCGACGGCGGCATGCGGGCCTGA
- a CDS encoding helix-turn-helix transcriptional regulator has protein sequence MDQRERRELADFLRSRRERITPADVGLPAGPRRRTPGLRREEVAQLAFISAEYYARLEQGRAPHPSREVLAQLTRALRLTEAERDHLLRLAGVPPEPPGPSREVRPSIVDLLRRMPDAAAVVLSATYEVLAWNDLAAALMEDFSALPRRDRNLVRRAYLGPHRHGRRLYGLSDADDFARTAARHLRAAAARYPDDAEVRGLVDELLAGSEEFARLWAAHDVADRPTFCGTFAHPLVGPVPVRGDVLDLTDRDQRVLVYSAVPGSPSEEALRLLSVIGTQSMGVPG, from the coding sequence GTGGATCAACGTGAACGACGAGAGCTCGCCGACTTCCTGCGCAGCAGGCGGGAGCGCATCACCCCCGCCGACGTGGGGCTGCCCGCGGGGCCGCGCCGCCGCACCCCGGGGCTGCGCCGCGAGGAGGTGGCGCAGCTCGCGTTCATCTCGGCCGAGTACTACGCGCGCCTCGAACAGGGCCGGGCCCCGCATCCGTCGCGGGAGGTCCTCGCCCAGCTCACCCGCGCGCTGCGGCTGACGGAGGCCGAGCGCGACCACCTGCTGCGGCTCGCCGGTGTCCCGCCGGAGCCGCCGGGACCGTCGCGGGAGGTGCGGCCGAGCATCGTCGACCTGCTGCGGCGGATGCCGGACGCGGCGGCGGTCGTCCTGTCGGCGACGTACGAGGTCCTCGCCTGGAACGACCTCGCGGCCGCCCTGATGGAGGACTTCTCCGCGCTCCCGCGCCGGGACCGGAACCTCGTCCGGCGCGCCTACCTCGGCCCGCACCGGCACGGCCGCAGGCTGTACGGCCTCTCCGACGCGGACGACTTCGCCCGGACCGCGGCCCGGCACCTGCGCGCCGCCGCGGCCCGCTATCCCGACGACGCCGAGGTGCGGGGCCTGGTCGACGAACTCCTCGCGGGCAGCGAGGAGTTCGCCCGGCTGTGGGCCGCGCACGACGTGGCCGACCGGCCCACGTTCTGCGGGACCTTCGCGCACCCCCTCGTCGGGCCCGTCCCCGTGCGCGGCGACGTCCTGGACCTCACCGACCGGGACCAGCGGGTCCTCGTCTACAGCGCCGTCCCCGGCTCGCCGTCGGAAGAGGCGCTGCGGCTGCTCTCGGTGATCGGCACGCAGAGCATGGGCGTGCCCGGCTGA
- a CDS encoding amidase family protein, protein MTPSQVGCAVDYEDYKQYDAVGLAEVVARGDASPAELLEAALARAEAVNGKINAIVRPMPSIARERAAGELTGPFAGVPFLIKDLMQDYEGRPTGRGSRAAAGLVAARHSEAVRRWLDAGLVVFGQTNTPEFGIKSITEPEANGATRNPWNLGHTPGGSSGGSAAAVAAGIVPAAGANDGGGSIRIPAACCGLFGLKPGRGLVPAGPAHGELLAGAASDGVVSRTVRDSAALLDVLTARPDPGGPYLAARPEAPYAELARRTPPRLRVGVSTRSPIGTPVAREAVEAVDVAVKLLTALGHDVEEAEPAVDGLRMADDFMTMYAVENAATLAELKHRTGAGDDRFELDTHLIAAAGRAVGAVEHSVRNARWNTYARQLTAFHETYDVLLTPTLARPPVRIGELDTPWLTRQVGKALLKAGVAGRLSRTRLWKQAVVQNLAPNPFTQLANITGRPAMSVPLYRTPEGLPLGVQFGGPLGSEGLLLALAGQLESAAPWAQERPTL, encoded by the coding sequence ATGACGCCGAGTCAGGTGGGGTGCGCGGTGGACTACGAGGACTACAAGCAGTACGACGCGGTCGGGCTCGCCGAGGTGGTGGCGCGGGGCGACGCGTCACCGGCCGAGCTCCTCGAGGCGGCACTCGCGCGCGCCGAGGCCGTCAACGGGAAGATCAACGCCATCGTCCGCCCGATGCCGAGCATCGCGCGCGAGCGCGCCGCGGGCGAGCTCACGGGACCCTTCGCCGGAGTCCCGTTCCTGATCAAGGACTTGATGCAGGACTACGAGGGGCGGCCCACGGGGCGCGGCTCCCGCGCGGCCGCGGGGCTCGTCGCGGCACGCCACAGCGAGGCCGTGCGGCGGTGGCTCGACGCCGGGCTCGTCGTGTTCGGGCAGACGAACACGCCCGAGTTCGGCATCAAGAGCATCACCGAGCCCGAGGCCAACGGCGCGACCCGCAACCCGTGGAACCTCGGCCACACCCCGGGCGGCTCGTCCGGTGGCTCCGCGGCCGCCGTCGCCGCGGGCATCGTCCCGGCCGCGGGCGCCAACGACGGCGGCGGCTCGATCCGCATACCCGCCGCGTGCTGCGGCCTCTTCGGCCTCAAGCCGGGGCGCGGCCTGGTGCCCGCGGGCCCCGCGCACGGGGAGCTGCTCGCGGGCGCGGCCAGCGACGGCGTCGTCTCCCGCACGGTGCGCGACAGCGCGGCCCTGCTCGACGTGCTCACCGCCCGCCCCGACCCGGGCGGCCCCTATCTCGCGGCCCGCCCCGAGGCGCCGTACGCCGAACTGGCCCGGCGCACACCGCCGAGGCTGCGCGTCGGCGTGAGCACCCGTTCGCCGATCGGCACCCCGGTGGCGCGCGAGGCGGTCGAAGCCGTCGACGTGGCGGTCAAGCTCCTGACCGCGCTCGGCCACGACGTGGAAGAGGCGGAGCCCGCCGTCGACGGCCTGCGCATGGCCGACGACTTCATGACCATGTACGCGGTGGAGAACGCCGCGACGCTGGCGGAGCTGAAGCACCGCACCGGCGCGGGCGACGACCGGTTCGAGCTCGACACCCACCTCATCGCGGCCGCGGGCCGCGCGGTCGGCGCCGTCGAGCACTCCGTGCGGAACGCCCGGTGGAACACCTACGCCCGTCAACTGACCGCGTTCCACGAGACGTACGACGTGCTGCTCACGCCGACGCTCGCCCGGCCGCCGGTGCGGATCGGCGAACTCGACACGCCCTGGCTGACCCGGCAGGTCGGCAAGGCGCTGCTCAAGGCCGGGGTGGCGGGCAGGCTCAGCAGGACCAGGCTGTGGAAGCAGGCCGTCGTCCAGAACCTCGCGCCCAACCCCTTCACCCAGCTCGCCAACATCACGGGCCGCCCCGCCATGTCGGTCCCGCTGTACCGCACGCCCGAGGGCCTGCCCCTGGGGGTGCAGTTCGGCGGGCCGCTCGGCAGCGAGGGGCTGCTGCTCGCGCTCGCCGGACAACTGGAGTCGGCCGCTCCGTGGGCTCAGGAGCGGCCGACCCTGTGA
- a CDS encoding luciferase family protein, protein MTAAQRAMTQLESWPNLVSGSPRCAVGRSFGTPGTPARAGYELVHFHCDDAADVCLTRAAVDRLRPQLRHSSAIRVRPGASWITVLLDCDMDIALLLTLVSVGLKAHDDALAVLRGEEQRGRSADCPSPPCDWEARAQPVAHAALAPATPPPPVESRRGLRATWRAVERLIPHGH, encoded by the coding sequence ATGACGGCGGCGCAACGTGCCATGACCCAGCTGGAGTCATGGCCGAACCTCGTGAGCGGTTCCCCCCGGTGCGCGGTGGGACGTTCCTTCGGCACACCGGGCACACCCGCGCGAGCGGGCTACGAACTGGTCCACTTCCACTGCGACGACGCCGCGGACGTCTGCCTCACCCGCGCCGCCGTCGACCGGCTGCGGCCGCAGCTGAGACACAGCTCCGCGATCCGGGTGCGGCCCGGGGCGTCGTGGATCACGGTGCTGCTCGACTGCGACATGGACATCGCGCTCCTGCTCACGCTGGTCAGCGTCGGGCTCAAGGCGCACGACGACGCGCTGGCCGTGCTCCGGGGAGAGGAGCAGCGGGGCCGGTCGGCCGACTGCCCCTCTCCCCCGTGCGACTGGGAGGCCCGCGCCCAGCCCGTGGCCCACGCCGCGCTCGCGCCGGCGACGCCCCCGCCGCCCGTCGAGAGCCGCCGCGGCCTGCGCGCGACGTGGCGGGCGGTCGAGCGGCTCATCCCGCACGGGCACTGA
- a CDS encoding DMT family transporter, protein MSQNLGFPAGRADAVLLLVALVWGSSYLAAKTAVDVLPVMVVLCARYVLSAAVCLPLVAVRRRDRRFTRDEWTAGGLLGLTQAAVLVLETYGVAHTSAANAGLIISLTIVLTPFLDRTSGAGRLPPRFFAAAGVCLVAVGLLMSGSGFHGLRGGDLLMLAAAVVRAAHVALVGRLTAGRAVRPLHLTTVQTVVGSAVFAVPAAHGLPALGSADAAVWGQLVYLALFCSVFAFLAQTWAVQHSSASRASLLLGTEPVWAVAVGIGLGGERFTPFAALGAGLMVVGTYWGQAVERDHRAAPTGRAAREAAGEREGRTALPSGPDAQRVT, encoded by the coding sequence GTGTCCCAGAACCTCGGTTTTCCGGCCGGTCGCGCCGACGCCGTCCTGCTGCTCGTCGCCCTCGTGTGGGGCTCCAGCTATCTCGCCGCGAAGACGGCCGTCGACGTGCTGCCCGTCATGGTGGTGCTGTGCGCGCGGTACGTGCTGTCCGCGGCCGTCTGCCTCCCGCTGGTCGCCGTGCGACGCCGGGACCGGCGCTTCACCCGGGACGAGTGGACGGCGGGCGGGCTCCTCGGGCTCACGCAGGCAGCCGTCCTGGTCCTGGAGACGTACGGCGTCGCGCACACCAGCGCGGCCAACGCGGGCCTGATCATCAGCCTCACCATCGTGCTCACGCCGTTCCTCGACCGCACGTCCGGCGCGGGGCGGCTGCCACCGCGCTTCTTCGCTGCGGCGGGGGTGTGTCTGGTGGCCGTCGGCCTTCTGATGTCCGGCAGCGGCTTCCACGGGCTGCGCGGCGGCGACCTGTTGATGCTGGCGGCCGCGGTGGTGCGGGCGGCGCACGTGGCCCTGGTGGGGCGGTTGACGGCGGGCCGTGCGGTGCGGCCGCTGCACCTCACCACGGTCCAGACCGTCGTCGGCTCCGCGGTGTTCGCGGTGCCCGCCGCGCACGGGCTGCCCGCGCTGGGCTCGGCGGACGCCGCCGTGTGGGGGCAGTTGGTGTATCTCGCCCTGTTCTGCAGCGTGTTCGCGTTCCTCGCGCAGACGTGGGCGGTGCAGCACAGCTCGGCGAGCCGGGCCAGTCTGCTGCTCGGCACCGAGCCGGTGTGGGCCGTCGCGGTCGGCATCGGCCTCGGGGGCGAGCGCTTCACGCCGTTCGCCGCACTCGGCGCGGGGCTGATGGTCGTGGGCACGTACTGGGGGCAGGCGGTGGAGCGGGACCACCGGGCGGCGCCGACGGGGCGGGCCGCCCGCGAGGCCGCCGGGGAGCGCGAGGGCCGGACGGCGTTGCCGTCCGGCCCTGACGCGCAGCGCGTCACCTAG
- a CDS encoding PepSY domain-containing protein, with protein MSAQPPAPAPPDGRPAATAEPAPRPSVWSTLRPLVLRLHFYAGVLIAPFLLVAAATGFLYAASYTAEKVVYADQLTVPVGDRELPIERQVAAARKAHPEGTVAAVRPSAEDGATTRVLLSGVPGVAEDRTLAVFVNPYNGEVRGAEESYGSSGSLPLRTWISGLHRDLHLGETGRLYSELAASWLWVIAGGGVVLWFGRRRARRGLRGTTGRRRLLSLHGSVGVWAAGGLFFLSATGLTWSTYAGESIGDLRETLGQTTPAVSASAAGAGAGEHAGHGGGSGARTGSGGTGDVGLDTVLKAARAEGLTNPVEIVPPADASSGYVVKQIQRSWPEKQDSVAVDAQSGEVTDVLRFDDFPVLAKLTRWGIDAHSGTLFGLANQIALAALALALVLLIVWGYRMWWLRGSGSAFGRPLPRGAWQHVPAYVLVPLMAAIAVLGYFVPLLGIPLAAFIAVDVLLGEIAHRRGRRDQGPRATADRA; from the coding sequence ATGTCCGCCCAGCCCCCTGCCCCCGCACCGCCCGACGGGCGGCCCGCCGCCACGGCGGAGCCCGCCCCGCGGCCGTCCGTGTGGTCCACGCTGCGCCCGCTGGTCCTGCGGCTGCACTTCTACGCCGGGGTGCTCATCGCCCCCTTCCTGCTCGTGGCCGCCGCGACGGGATTCCTCTACGCCGCCTCGTACACGGCGGAGAAGGTCGTGTACGCCGATCAGCTGACGGTGCCCGTGGGTGACCGGGAGCTGCCCATCGAGCGGCAGGTCGCCGCGGCCCGCAAGGCCCACCCCGAGGGCACGGTCGCCGCGGTGCGGCCCTCGGCGGAGGACGGCGCGACGACCCGCGTACTGCTCTCCGGGGTGCCGGGCGTCGCCGAGGACCGCACCCTCGCCGTGTTCGTCAACCCGTACAACGGCGAGGTGCGCGGCGCCGAGGAGAGCTACGGCTCCAGCGGCTCGCTGCCGCTGCGCACCTGGATCTCCGGTCTCCACCGCGATCTGCACCTGGGCGAGACGGGCCGGCTGTACAGCGAACTCGCCGCGAGCTGGCTGTGGGTGATCGCGGGCGGCGGCGTCGTGCTGTGGTTCGGGCGCCGCCGGGCCCGGCGCGGGCTGCGGGGCACGACGGGCCGCCGGCGCCTGCTCTCGCTGCACGGCTCGGTGGGCGTGTGGGCGGCCGGAGGCCTCTTCTTCCTGTCCGCCACGGGCCTGACCTGGTCGACGTACGCGGGCGAGAGCATCGGCGACCTGCGCGAGACCCTCGGCCAGACGACGCCCGCGGTGTCGGCGAGCGCGGCCGGGGCGGGCGCCGGGGAGCACGCCGGACACGGCGGCGGCAGCGGTGCGAGGACCGGGTCCGGCGGCACGGGCGACGTCGGGCTCGACACCGTCCTCAAGGCCGCCCGCGCCGAGGGCCTCACGAACCCGGTGGAGATCGTCCCGCCCGCCGACGCCTCCTCCGGCTACGTCGTCAAGCAGATCCAGCGCAGCTGGCCCGAGAAGCAGGACTCCGTCGCCGTCGACGCGCAGAGCGGTGAGGTCACCGACGTCCTGCGGTTCGACGACTTCCCGGTCCTCGCCAAGCTGACCCGCTGGGGCATCGACGCGCACTCCGGCACCCTCTTCGGCCTCGCGAACCAGATCGCGCTCGCCGCCCTCGCCCTCGCCCTGGTCCTGCTGATCGTGTGGGGCTACCGGATGTGGTGGCTGCGCGGCAGCGGCAGCGCGTTCGGCCGCCCGCTGCCGCGCGGCGCCTGGCAGCACGTCCCGGCGTACGTCCTGGTCCCGCTGATGGCGGCGATCGCGGTGCTCGGCTACTTCGTGCCGCTGCTCGGCATCCCGCTGGCCGCGTTCATCGCGGTCGACGTCCTCCTGGGCGAGATCGCGCACCGGCGCGGCAGGCGCGACCAGGGCCCCAGGGCCACGGCGGACCGCGCGTAG